CGCCGCCATGCGCCGTAAAGCCCTGGAATCTCCCCCCGCCGACATTCCCGCCTCCGCCGGCCGTGCCGGGTTGGCCGACTATATCCGCCTGGGCTACGCTCCCGCCGACCGCACCACCGAATCCGTTCCCAATACGATGGAGTTGGCCTACGACGATTGGTGCATTGCGCGATTGGCGGAAGCATTGGGTAAAAAAGAAGATGCAGAATTGTTTTATAAACGCGCTCAGAATTACAAAAACGTATTTGATGCTTCCACGATGTTCATGCGGCCGCGCCGGGAAAACGGTGCCTGGCTGGAAGCCATCGGCACCAACCAACAGGCCATTGATTCCGTCGGTGCGCATCATTATTACCGCTATTTTGACCCATTATTGGTAGGCCGCCGCCCCAATCGTCATTACACCGAATCCAACGCGTGGCAGTACCTTTGGTCGGTGCAGCATGACCCGGCCGGTTTGATTCAATTATTGGGAGGAAATCAATCCTTTACTCAACGTCTTGATACTTTTTTTGCCATGGATGCTTCCATCAGTACGCCCAAATACGTGGGTGTAGTGGGTACCATCGGGCAATACGTACACGGCAATCAGCCGTCACATCATGTGGCGTATCTGTACAATTATGCCGGTGCCCCATGGAAGACTCAGTATTGGGCACGTGAGATCATGGAGCGTTTTTACCGCACCGGCCCGGGCGGTCTCTGCGGCAACGAGGACATGGGGTCGCTGTCGTCCTGGTATTTATTGAGCAGCATGGGCATCTATCCCGTGGCTCCCGGCAGTACCCAATACACCATCGGAAGTCCGGTGTTTGAAGAAATTGCCTTTAACGTCGGGAAAGACAAAACATTCAAAATAACGGCCCCAAATACGTCCTCTAAAAATCGCTACATTCAATCCGCCACGCTCAACGGCAACCCCTTTGACCGAAGTTGGATCGACCATTCTGAAATCATGGCCGGCGGAGAATTGGTATTTGTAATGGGGCCCGAGCCGAATAAGGCATGGGCCGCCGGAAAAGACGCCGCGCCGTACTCGCAAACTAAGCAGTCGCTCGCGTCCCGCGAGTGACGACTATTTGGAGGCCTCCGGCCTCAGTTAACGTAGGCCGGAGGCCTGATAATAATGGGCGACCCCGTCGGTAGAACCAAGCGACTGCCCTGGAAACCAATTGTGATCTGCGCAAAGACACAACAAAAAACCAACCAACCCCATGATAACCAAAGCCTTAAAAACACTATTCCTCCTCCTTTTGTTGGCAACGACTTTCGCAAGCCAAGCCCAACAAACCTACGCGGAAAAACTCGGCTGGCCCAAAGGAGCCAAAGTTGTGATATTCCACGTCGACGACCCGGGCATGTCCTATTCTTCCAACCAAGGAACCATTAAATCGGTGGAACAGGGCATCGCCACGTCGTGCAGTATCATGTTTCCGTGCTCATGGTCGGCGAGTTTTGTGAATTACATTCAAAAAAGCAACCCCAATCTCGACGCGGGCGTCCATTTGACGTTGACCTCCGAATGGCGTGATTACCGCTGGGGACCCGTGGCAGGCTTTCAAAATGTACCGAGTTTGGTGGATAAAGAAGGCAACCTGTGGCACGAAGTGGCGCAGGTAGTTAAAAACGGCACTGCCGACGACGTAGAAAAAGAAATCAGAGCGCAGGTGGAAAAAGCATTACGTATGGGTCTGAAACCCACCCACATAGACTCGCACATGGGAACACTCTTTGCCCACATTCCTTTCATGGAGCGTTACATCAAGGTTGGGGTGGAATACGGCATTCCGGTCATGTTTCCGGGCGGTAACAACAAGTTGCTCATCGAATGTCAGCAATACCCGATCATCAAACGCATGAAAGCCGAAGGAAAATGGCAGGAAGGCATGAAATTGCCCGAACCCGAACTGACTAAAATGTCGGGAGCCGTCGGACAGAAAATCTGGCAGTCGGGCTTGCCGGTATTGGATGACCTGCACACCATCAGCGGCGACTGGAAGCCCGAAAAGCCCAACCCAACGCCCGAAGAATGGGGCAGGTACAAAGCCCAAAAATTCATCGAAACCCTCAACAACATGCAACCGGGATTGGCCATGTTCATCGTTCACAGCAGCGACGTCACCGACGCCTTCAAGCACATCAGCGCTTCGGGCGGCTCACGTTATGCCGATATGCTGTCCATGATGAATCCCGAACTGAAAGCCTATATCCAATCGCAGGGCATCATCCTGACCACGTGGCGCGAAGTAATGGAACGCCGGAAAAAAGTAAAATAACTCTCGGACACAGCGTTACACGAAGTTCAGCACGGAGTTTCACAAAGACTTACTCTGAGCCACTCTGTGAAAACCCGCTGCGGCGGACCGCTCTGTGCAACTCTGTGTCAAAAAAATAGCAAGCCTAATGAAACTGCCAATTACACTTTTACTTTTCACAATCTCATTTCAAATTACCTTTGCACAATCCTCCCCCATCGTTCGCTC
Above is a window of Runella slithyformis DSM 19594 DNA encoding:
- a CDS encoding polysaccharide deacetylase family protein gives rise to the protein MITKALKTLFLLLLLATTFASQAQQTYAEKLGWPKGAKVVIFHVDDPGMSYSSNQGTIKSVEQGIATSCSIMFPCSWSASFVNYIQKSNPNLDAGVHLTLTSEWRDYRWGPVAGFQNVPSLVDKEGNLWHEVAQVVKNGTADDVEKEIRAQVEKALRMGLKPTHIDSHMGTLFAHIPFMERYIKVGVEYGIPVMFPGGNNKLLIECQQYPIIKRMKAEGKWQEGMKLPEPELTKMSGAVGQKIWQSGLPVLDDLHTISGDWKPEKPNPTPEEWGRYKAQKFIETLNNMQPGLAMFIVHSSDVTDAFKHISASGGSRYADMLSMMNPELKAYIQSQGIILTTWREVMERRKKVK